In Cydia fagiglandana chromosome 16, ilCydFagi1.1, whole genome shotgun sequence, the following are encoded in one genomic region:
- the LOC134672299 gene encoding N(6)-adenine-specific methyltransferase METTL4 — MSVQYQNNCNILVHHSGYVNNIYSKVCSSDESNAFKINQCLFDIIIDKEHKEVPNKKRKLQKQELNEECLRVKNMYEQFLKELPPKLQQSSAKSSTSEVRDLAQKLFEATVFEHNGVNGGNNSDSALICRIKENDFLVPSNCRFYCGCVKEQCEKLKGSKFDIVVADPPWWNKYIRRLKHANDKLSYSMMYNEDIASIPVRNLLSPNCLVAMWCTNAPSNIAAVKELIFPQWGVEYLTTWYWLKVTTNMEPLCDFSSGCKKQPYERIILGKVGDVTVPEDQLIVSVPSALHSHKPPLLELLSPYVKTSNPQTLELFARYLLPNTTSVGFEPLKWQHISLYEKVS; from the exons ATGAGTGTTCAATACCAAAATAACTGTAATATATTAGTACATCACAGTGGATacgttaataatatatatagcaAGGTTTGTTCCAGCGATGAAAGTAATGCTTTCAAAATTAACCAGTGTTTGTTCGATATAATTATTGACAAAGAACATAAagaagtacctaataaaaaaagaaaactacAAAAACAAGAATTAAATGAAGAA TGTTTAAGAGTGAAAAATATGTACGAGCAATTTTTAAAGGAGCTACCACCAAAACTGCAGCAAAGTTCTGCAAAAAGCAGTACAAGTGAGGTGCGAGACTTAGCACAAAAGCTATTTGAAGCGACTGTGTTTGAACATAACGGCGTAAATGGTGGTAATAACTCTGATTCTGCACTTATATGTAGAATTAAAGAAAACGATTTCCTTGTACCTTCTAATtgtag ATTCTATTGTGGATGTGTGAAGGAGCAATGTGAAAAACTGAAAGGCAGTAAGTTTGACATAGTGGTGGCAGATCCCCCTTGGTGGAACAAATACATAAGGAGGCTGAAGCATGCTAATGACAAGCTCAG TTACTCCATGATGTACAATGAAGACATTGCGTCCATACCCGTGAGGAACCTGCTATCTCCAAACTGCCTTGTTGCCATGTGGTGCACAAATGCTCCAAGCAATATTGCTGCTGTTAAAGAGTTGATATTCCCTCAATGGGGTGTGGAGTATTTGACTACTTGGTACTGGTTGAAG GTCACAACAAATATGGAACCGCTATGCGACTTCAGCTCTGGATGCAAGAAGCAACCTTATGAGCGGATTATATTGGGGAAAGTGGGAGATGTGACGGTGCCTGAGGACCAGTTAATCGTCAGCGTTCCGAGCGCTTTGCATTCGCACAAACCTCCATTATTAG AACTTCTCTCGCCATACGTGAAAACCAGCAATCCTCAAACACTGGAACTATTCGCGAGGTACCTCCTACCAAACACGACCAGCGTTGGCTTCGAGCCGCTAAAATGGCAGCACATATCACTGTATGAGAAAGTTAGTTGA